A region of the Exiguobacterium aurantiacum DSM 6208 genome:
CGGAAGACGGAACGCGCACGCTGTCTGACGGGGCGATACAACTTGCTGATGGCGGGGCGACGATTGCGTCAGGAAGCAGCGAACTGAAGGACGGCTTGTCTGAACTCGAGTCAGGGAATGCCACGCTGCGTGACGCGTTGGCCGAAGGAGCCGACCGAGCGTCCATCGATCTCGGAGACGACAACGTCGACATGATGGCGGGTCCGGTCACGGTCGTAAACGATTCGATTCATCACGTGCCGAACTACGGGACGGGCTTTGCCCCGTACTTCATGTCGCTCGGCCTCTTCGTCGGGGCACTTTTGCTCTCGATCGTCTATCCGCTCTACGACCCGGCAGGTAAACCGAAACGAAGCTTGTCTTGGCTCGCCTCGAAATCGGGCGTCTTGATTGTCATCGGGTTCGTTCAAGCGCTCGTATTAGACGTCGCGATGGTATACTTGCTCGGGTTAGAAGTCGATGCGCCACTTCAGTTCTTCGGATTCAGTTGGCTAGCGAGCATCACGTTCTTAATGATCGTCCAACTGCTCGTGACGGTACTCGGGAATCCGGGACGCTTCGTCGCCATCATCCTGCTCATCTTGCAGCTGACGACGTCGGCCGGAACGTTCCCGTTAGAGCTGATCCCACGGGCACTCCAACCGTTCAACGCGTTACTCCCGATGACGTATACGGTGGCCGGTTATAAAGAAATTCTATCTGGCGACGGTGCGCAATATTTACAGTCGGCGACGATTTACCTCCTGCTCGTCTCGCTTGCTTGTCTCGGGCTGTTATGGGGTTATTTCCGGATTGCTTGGAAAAAGAAATATCGGGGTATTCCGTCTGAAGCGTGATGTAAAAGGAAACGAAAATCGTGTATAGTGAGGAAGACGACACTGTACACGATTTCTTTTATAAAAAAACTTTAAAAAAGAATTGACACGAACGTGGTGACTGGTTATTATAGAAAATGTGCTTAGGACACAACACAATAACATGGCGGTGTAGCTCAGCTGGCTAGAGCGTACGGTTCATACCCGTGAGGTCGTGGGTTCGACTCCCTCCGCCGCTACCATTTTATTTAGGCCCGTTGGTCAAGCGGTTAAGACACCGCCCTTTCACGGCGGTAACACGGGTTCGAATCCCGTACGGGTCACTTACCTAAGCGAACAAGTCATCTCATCTGAGGTGGCTTTTTTTGTTATCTCAAGGAGGGCGGAAGATGCCAAACGTATTGCTGGCCGTATCGGGCGGAGTCGATTCGATCGTATTGCTTCATCAGATGGTCGCGAAAGGCCTCGACGTCGGCGTCGCGCACGTCCATCACGGACAGCGCCGTGCATCCGATGAGGAGTATCGGTTCGTCGAACAGCTCGCGCGCGAATATGGCGTCCCGTTTCACGGCAAGCGGTTAATCATCGAGACGGCGTCACAAGCAGCTTACCGGGAAGCGCGTTATGCATTTTTCGAGACGGTCATGCAGGAGTGCGGCTATCGTGAGTTGATGACGGCCCATCACGCCGATGACGTCGTCGAGACGGTGTTGATTCAATTGCATCGCAACGTCGTCGAAGTGACGGGCATCCCGGAGCGTCGCCCGTTCGGCGGCGGGGTGCTCGTCCGTCCGCTGTTAGATGAAACGAAACAAAGTCTCATCGCCTACGCGCGACAGCACGATCTCGAATGGCGTGAAGACGCCACGAACGCGAAGACGGATTATTTGCGTAACCGAATGCGTCATCTCGTCATCCCCCCGTTACGGGCGGGGTGGCCGACGCTCGTCCGGGACGTGTGTGCAACAGCACGCGCGAACCGACGAACATGGCAACGACGTTATGCGGCCATGACCGTATGGATGGACCGTCACGTCGATCTTGAAATGAAAGCGTTTCATGTGAAACTTGAAGCGGTTATGGTCTTGTCGGCAGAAGAACGTTATGTGCTCGGGCGGCTTTTATCCGAGCGATTCGGGGTACAGGTAGCGGAAGGTATGACGCGACTCATGCAAAGTAAACGAGGGACGGGTGTGTACGATGTGGGCGGGGATTTTCGTTTAGAGAAGCGTGACGGCGGCATCGCTCTGACGGAACGAGGACAACTGTCAATCCCGTCGCCGCAACGAGTCGAGACGCTCCCGACACGCGTGACGTTCGGTGAACACGTCGTTTCGCTTGAAGTGACGGAAGATGGTCGTGGTTTCCCGCTCGATGCACTCGAGTGGCCGCTATACGTCCGTTCACCACGACCGGGAGACCGGATTAGCCTCTCGGTCGGGACGAAGAAAGTCGCCCGTGTGTTGATTGATGCAAAAGTCCCGCGCGAAAAACGTCCGTTTATCCCGTTATTAGTTGACGCAACTGGTCGAATTATCGCTATAGTAGGAATAAGAGTTTCCGACTTTCCAGAGAAGTCGGATGCGAGATGCCCACGATTAATGGTAAAATGGTGATTGTGTCGGATTAGAAAGAGGAGGATTTCAAGATGTCATTAATGAACGATATGGAAAAGGTGCTCATTTCGAGTGAAGAGATTCAAGGAAAAGTGAAAGAACTCGCGGTAACGCTCAGCGAAGAATATAAAGAAGAGTTTCCGCTTCTCGTCTGTGTATTGAAAGGCGCGATGCCATTCATGTCAGACCTCGTCAAAGAAATGGATATCCATTTAGAGATGGATTTCATGGACGTGTCGACGTATCACGGAGGGACGTCTTCGACAGGTGAAGTGAAAATCGAGAAAGATTTAAACACGTCTGTAGAAGGTCGTGACATCTTGATTGTAGAAGATATCATTGATAGCGGGCTCACGCTCGGTTATCTCGTAGACCTCCTTAAATATCGTAAAGCGAAGTCGGTGAAAATCGTGACGTTGCTCGATAAGCCAACAGGACGTAAAAACGGATTGTCCGCAGATTATAGCGGTTTCGTGATTCCTCACGAATTCGTCGTGGGCTACGGTCTCGATTATGAGGAGAAATATCGTAACCTTCCTTACGTCGGTGTGCTCAAGCCGAGCGTTTACGGGGGCTAACGTTTTTCTTTTGAAAATGTGACGTGGTAAGATAAAAGAAATACCCAAAGTATACACATATACTGAATGGGCGAGAACATCGTTTCTCGGAATAGGAGGCAGAGAATGAATCGTGCAGTGAAAAACACCTTAGTTTTCGGTGTGATTTTCCTAGCCTTGATCTTGTTCCTTCAATATTTACAAAACCCGAGCAGCCAGAGCGAGACGCTCACGTACTCGAAGTTTTTGGAATATGTGGAAGAAGGTCGGATTGAAACGGCGACCGTGCAAGAAATTCCGGGTGCCATCTCGATCACAGGTGATCTTTCAGGAGATGAAGACCAGCGTTTTGAAACGAACATCCCGGCCAACGAGGCCGAATACGCCGAAGTGCTCTCGTCACTCCGTGCGAATACGGACATTAGCGTCGAAGAAGCAGAGTCAAGTGGGAACTGGTTCAGCATCGTGTTTGCGATCTTACCGTTCATCATCATCTTCATCTTGTTCTTCTTCTTGCTCAACCAAGCCCAAGGCGGCGGCGGTGGCGGTCGTGTGATGAACTTCGGGAAATCGAAGGCGAAATTGTACGATCAAGAGAAGCGCCGTGTGACGTTCAAAGACGTCGCCGGAGCGGACGAAGAGAAACAAGAGCTCATCGAAGTCGTTGAATTCTTGAAAGACCCGCGCAAGTTCTCGAAACTCGGGGCGCGCATTCCGAAAGGGGTCCTTCTCGTCGGTCCTCCAGGGACAGGTAAGACACTCCTCGCCCGTGCGGCGGCGGGTGAAGCCGGTGTACCGTTCTTCTCGATTTCAGGTTCTGATTTCGTAGAGATGTTCGTCGGGGTCGGGGCATCACGTGTCCGTGACTTGTTCGAGAACGCGAAGAAGAACGCGCCGTGTATCATCTTCATCGATGAGATCGATGCGGTCGGACGTCAACGTGGTGCCGGTTTAGGTGGCGGCCACGATGAACGTGAGCAGACGCTCAACCAATTGCTCGTCGAAATGGACGGGTTCAGCGACAACGAAGGGATCATCATGATTGCCGCGACGAACCGTCCGGATATCCTTGACCCAGCCCTTCTCCGTCCAGGACGTTTTGACCGTCAAATCACGGTCGATCGTCCGGACGTGAAAGGCCGGGAAGAAGTACTCAAAGTTCATGCCCGCAACAAACCGCTCGATTCGACAGTTGACTTGAAGTCGATCGCGCAGCGGACGCCTGGATTCTCAGGTGCTGACTTGGAGAACTTGCTCAACGAGGCGGCGCTCGTCGCTGCCCGGTCTGACCGCTCGGCAGTATCGATTGTCGACGTTGAGGAAGCGATTGACCGCGTCATCGCGGGACCTTCGAAGAAGAGCCGCGTTATCTCGGAGAAAGAACGTCAAATCGTGGCTTATCACGAGGCGGGCCACACGATCATCGGTATCGAGCTTGAGAACGCTGACGAAGTCCATAAAGTGACGATCGTTCCACGCGGAAACGCGGGCGGCTATGTCGTCATGCTTCCGAAAGAAGATCGTTACTTCATGACGAAACCAGAACTCGAAGATAAGATTGTCGGTCTTCTCGGTGGCCGCGTGGCGGAAGATGTGATCTTCGGTGAAGTATCAACCGGAGCGAGCAACGACTTCCAACGCGCAACGGGAATCGCTCGGAAGATGGTCATGGATTACGGGATGAGCGACAAACTCGGACCGCTCCAACTCGGATCAAACCATGGCGGACAAGTGTTCTTGGGACGTGACTTCCAAACGGAACAAAACTACTCGGATGCCATCGCCCAAGACATCGATCTTGAGATTCGTGATATCATCAACCGCTGCTATGCGAAAGCGAAGCAAATTTTGACGGAACGTCGTGACGATCTCGAACTCGTTGCGAAGACGCTTCTCGAAGTCGAAACGCTCGACTCGAAGCAGATTCGTCACTTGATCAAGACGCGCGAGTACCTTCCGCATGAGCCGGAAGAGCCGTCGACACCATCGACGGACGATTCGAACGACGAAGCGAAGAAAGATGAGGCGGCCGTCAAGCACGGTCAAATCATCGATCAACCTGAGTCGGTTCAAGAAGTGAAGCCGGATGTCGTCCCGGAAGGCGATAAGCCTGAGGCGACACCAACGGAACGCCCGAACAACGAATCGCGTTAAACGAAAGAGACGAATGCCCTAGATGAGGCATTCGTCTTTTTTCGTGTTATAATTCGAGCGAACTGTAATTGACAACAAAGTGAGGAACTATATCATGATTTTAGTGATCGATGTTGGGAATACAAATATTGTTCTCGGGATGTATGATGGCGAGACGCTCGTCCACCATTGGCGCATCTCGACGGACCGTACGAAAACGACCGATGAGTATGGCATGCTCGTCAAGTCGTTGTTTGACCACTCGAACGTTTCGTTCGATCAAATCGATGGCGTGATTCTTTCGTCCGTCGTCCCGCCCGTCATCTTTCCGCTTGAACAGATGTCGCAACGCTACTTCAACGTCCGCCCGATCGTCGTTGGCCCGGGCGTGAAGACAGGGCTCGATATCCATGTCGATAATCCGCGTGAAGTCGGGGCCGATCGCATCGTCAACGCGGTCGCTGGTATCGCGAAATATGAGGGTCCGCTCATCATCGTCGACTTCGGTACGGCGACGACGTATTGTTATATCGATGCATCCCGTCGCTATCACGGGGGCATTATCTCGCCGGGAATTATGATTTCGGTCGAGGCGCTCTATCAACGGGCGGCCAAGTTGCCTCGCATCGAGCTCGCGACTCCTCCGACTGTCGTCGGAAAGAACACAATCCAGGCGATGCAATCGGGAACGTATTACGGGTATGTCGCGCAAGTCGACGGAATCGTCAGTCGTATGAAGCGCGAAGTCGGAGAGGCGACCGTCATCGCGACGGGCGGTCTCGCTCGTCTCATCAGTGAACATGCCGAAACGATCGACGTCGTCGATTCCTTCTTGACGCTCGATGGGCTCCGCCTCATCTATGAGCGCAACCAGAAATAAATTTAAAGGAGTTACTC
Encoded here:
- the tilS gene encoding tRNA lysidine(34) synthetase TilS encodes the protein MPNVLLAVSGGVDSIVLLHQMVAKGLDVGVAHVHHGQRRASDEEYRFVEQLAREYGVPFHGKRLIIETASQAAYREARYAFFETVMQECGYRELMTAHHADDVVETVLIQLHRNVVEVTGIPERRPFGGGVLVRPLLDETKQSLIAYARQHDLEWREDATNAKTDYLRNRMRHLVIPPLRAGWPTLVRDVCATARANRRTWQRRYAAMTVWMDRHVDLEMKAFHVKLEAVMVLSAEERYVLGRLLSERFGVQVAEGMTRLMQSKRGTGVYDVGGDFRLEKRDGGIALTERGQLSIPSPQRVETLPTRVTFGEHVVSLEVTEDGRGFPLDALEWPLYVRSPRPGDRISLSVGTKKVARVLIDAKVPREKRPFIPLLVDATGRIIAIVGIRVSDFPEKSDARCPRLMVKW
- the hpt gene encoding hypoxanthine phosphoribosyltransferase, whose amino-acid sequence is MSLMNDMEKVLISSEEIQGKVKELAVTLSEEYKEEFPLLVCVLKGAMPFMSDLVKEMDIHLEMDFMDVSTYHGGTSSTGEVKIEKDLNTSVEGRDILIVEDIIDSGLTLGYLVDLLKYRKAKSVKIVTLLDKPTGRKNGLSADYSGFVIPHEFVVGYGLDYEEKYRNLPYVGVLKPSVYGG
- the ftsH gene encoding ATP-dependent zinc metalloprotease FtsH, whose protein sequence is MNRAVKNTLVFGVIFLALILFLQYLQNPSSQSETLTYSKFLEYVEEGRIETATVQEIPGAISITGDLSGDEDQRFETNIPANEAEYAEVLSSLRANTDISVEEAESSGNWFSIVFAILPFIIIFILFFFLLNQAQGGGGGGRVMNFGKSKAKLYDQEKRRVTFKDVAGADEEKQELIEVVEFLKDPRKFSKLGARIPKGVLLVGPPGTGKTLLARAAAGEAGVPFFSISGSDFVEMFVGVGASRVRDLFENAKKNAPCIIFIDEIDAVGRQRGAGLGGGHDEREQTLNQLLVEMDGFSDNEGIIMIAATNRPDILDPALLRPGRFDRQITVDRPDVKGREEVLKVHARNKPLDSTVDLKSIAQRTPGFSGADLENLLNEAALVAARSDRSAVSIVDVEEAIDRVIAGPSKKSRVISEKERQIVAYHEAGHTIIGIELENADEVHKVTIVPRGNAGGYVVMLPKEDRYFMTKPELEDKIVGLLGGRVAEDVIFGEVSTGASNDFQRATGIARKMVMDYGMSDKLGPLQLGSNHGGQVFLGRDFQTEQNYSDAIAQDIDLEIRDIINRCYAKAKQILTERRDDLELVAKTLLEVETLDSKQIRHLIKTREYLPHEPEEPSTPSTDDSNDEAKKDEAAVKHGQIIDQPESVQEVKPDVVPEGDKPEATPTERPNNESR
- a CDS encoding type III pantothenate kinase, yielding MILVIDVGNTNIVLGMYDGETLVHHWRISTDRTKTTDEYGMLVKSLFDHSNVSFDQIDGVILSSVVPPVIFPLEQMSQRYFNVRPIVVGPGVKTGLDIHVDNPREVGADRIVNAVAGIAKYEGPLIIVDFGTATTYCYIDASRRYHGGIISPGIMISVEALYQRAAKLPRIELATPPTVVGKNTIQAMQSGTYYGYVAQVDGIVSRMKREVGEATVIATGGLARLISEHAETIDVVDSFLTLDGLRLIYERNQK